The DNA region GAAATCGCTGGCTTTCCTGCAGAAAttcagagaggggaaaaaacacgATACAATAAAACCCCAAGTTTCAGGGGTGCCAAAGCGCGGTAAAGCAGAATGTGACAGTCCGAGTGAGAGGACGGACAGATGGACAGACCCGTGGCTGTGCCGGGGTGGCGTTTTCAGCGCCTGCGGCGCAGCgttttctccctctgctgaAACCCCTCGTTTTAGCTGGGAAGGAATCCAACGCGCAGGGGTCATTTCCACGCCCCTCTGGCTTGAGGAGGGGGTTTTCGGAGGTGGTGGGCGACCTGCCCGGCGCTCTGAGCTGCCGGATCACCGGTGACTCTGCCCTGGCCGGTGCGGCGCTGGAGGAGGCAGCGCCCGCCCGCGCAGCAGCGGTGAGGGTGTGTTGGGACGGCGGCCGGGCATGTTCCTTCTGGCCCCGCTAATGAGGGGGTTTGCCTGGAAGCAGGATGCTTCCCACTTCCAAAGCTGCTCTCGTCGGTGCCGGAGAGGTGGAGCGCGGCACGGAGCTGCTGATGGGGATTTCCTAGAGGGTCCCAGCCAAATCGCTGCGTCCCCCCACCCTAGGCTGAGGTTTCCGCCGCCTCCATGGGGGTGATGGCGCCAGGCAGCACGCCGGGCTTTGAGGTTTGGTGGGTGGGAGATGCTGGAGCTGGGTTGGTGTGGGGGTCCGGCGCGGCTGGCGGCTCCCCGGGGCGCTgggcatggggtgggggggacacatGGAGCTATCCCCCGCGTAACCCATCCACCCTTCGCAGGACGACAACTGGGGCGAGACCACCACGGTGGTGACAGGGACGTCGGAGCACAGCATCTCGCACGATGACATCACCCGCATCACCAAGGACATGGAGGACAGCGCCCACCTGGACTGCTCCCGGCACCTGGGCGTCCTTCTGGCCGGGGCGCTGGCACTGTTTGCCTTCCTCACCCCCCTCGCCTTCatgctcctgccccagctgctgtggCGGGAGGAGCTGGAGCCCTGTGGGACACCCTGCGAGGGGCTCTTCATCTCCGTGGCCTTCAAACTCCTCATCCTCCTGCTGGGCAGCTGGGCTCTCTTCTTCCGTCGCCCCAAAGCCTTCTTCCCTCGTGTCTTTGTCTTCCGAGCGTTGCTCATGGTGCTTATCTTCCTCCTCGTCGTCTCCTACTGGCTTTTCTACGGCGTGCGGATCCTGGACTCGCGGGACCGCAACTACCAGGGGGTGGTGCAGTATGCCGTCTCGCTGGTGGATGCGCTGCTCTTTGTGCACTACCTGGCCgtggtgctgctggagctgcgTCAGCTCCAGCCCCAGTTCACCCTCAAGGCCGTCCGCTCCGCCGACGGGGCCAGCCGCTTCTACAACGTCGGCCATCTCAGGtatgggggtgccggggggatGCTGCCGGGGTGGGTTCCCACGTTTGTGCGTGCGCACGTGCGTTGACATGTGTGCATGGGCACGTGTGCATGGGCATGTGTGCATGGGCATTTGTGCATGGGCACGTGCATATGTGCACGGGCACCGACGCGTGTacgttcatagaatcattttcgttggaaaagaccttcaaggtTGTCGAGCCCTACTGtaaaatttgtgtgtgtgcatgtgtctaTGTGCGTTCAGGCGCGTGCATTCGTGTGCGTGCAGGTGCGTGGGTGCACGCACACGCCTGCATCCACGAGCGGTTGTGCCCACGCCACCGCCCCCAGCATCAGCCGGCCGGAGGAGCCGCGCATGTGCCCCGCCGCGGGtacagccccgctccccccgcgggACGAGAGGTCCCTGCAGCACCACGAGGCGCCCGTCCCTCCCTCCTCGTCCTGCCCCAGCTGCGTGTGCCCCCCGCCCTCGGCGCGCCGCTAACCGGCTCTCTGTGCCCCCGCCCCGTGCCCGGCCGTGTCTCCCTGCAGCATCCAGCGAGCAGCCGTGTGGATCCTGGAGAACTATTACCACGATTTCCCGGTCTACAACCCTGCCCTCCTCAACCTGCCAAAATCCGTCCTGTCCAAGAAAATGTCCGGGTTTAAAGTCTATTCCCTCGGCGAGGGTGAGCTCCCCTTCCCTTGGCTTCTCCTCTcgttctctctcctccttcccttccccatccctgtgttTTCCTCTCCGGAGGCTCCTCAGCTCCGGAGAGCCCAGGGCGGGATCGCCACAGcctggccgtggggcagggggagcatcgggcaccccagagccccccgACTCCTCTCTAACCTCGCCCTTTTCCCTccagaaaacacaacaaacaacTCCACGGGCCAGTCCCGGGCCGTCATCGCGGCGGCTGCCCGGAGGCGCGACAACAGCCACAACGAGTATTACTACGAGGAGGCAGAGCACGAGCGCAGGGTGCGGAAGCGCCGCGCCAGGTAcggagccggcggcggggaccGGGCTCTATGCGGCACCGGGCGCCCCATTGCGTGTGCCCAAGGGGTGCCCATCCCAGGACCCCCCTGTGCAggcgggggggaggtggggCTCCCGGGGTCACATCCAGCCCCCCAGGACATGGTGCCCCTGCTCTCGGGGCAGCGCATCCCAAGCCTGGCTGTTGCGTGGCACAGCCAGACCTCCCCCAAAGCTGTTTTGGGGTGGAGGCTGGGTTCCTGCCGTCCATGGGTAGGCAGGAGGCCAGCGGGTCCCCCCAAGCCCAGGGCATCTCCTGCCCGTGGCCAGACTCCGCCCTGCTGCAGCCGCGTCCGTGGCTTTCCTCCCGGCAGGCTGGTGGTGGCGGTGGAAGAAGCCTTCACCCACATCAAgcggctgcaggaggaggaccAGAAGAACCCCCGGGAGATCATGGACCCACGGGAGGCAGCTCAGGCCATCTTCGCCTCCATGGCCCGGGCCATGCAGAAATACCTGCGCACCACCAAGCAGCAGCCCTACCACACCATGGAGAGCATCCTGCAGCACCTCGAGTTCTGCATCACCCACGACATGACGCCCAAGGTGCGCGGGGGGCACGGCGAGGCGGGACGGGTCTCCGGGTTTGCCCAAGAGCTTGGTCCAGAGCGTGAGGACgtggctggggttttttccccaccgTGTGAGAGCATCCCCCCGGGAGGTACAGGGGGTTGGGGGACAGAGCCAGAAAAGCGGGTGTAACCCCAAGGGAGCAACGCGCAGCGTTGGGAACCAGCCGCGCGGGGACGTTTTTCCTGCAGGACCTGCCGAGCAGCTTgaggctgcaaaaaaaaaaaaataggctggGCCGTAGGAAGGCGACGTTCACGtgtcctttccctcctccaagGCGTTCCTGGAGCGGTACCTGACGGCCGGGCCCACCATCCAGTACCACAAGGACCGCTGGCTGGCCAAGCAGTGGACGCTGGTCAGCGAGGAGCCGGTGACGAACGGCCTGAAAGATGGGGTGGTCTTCGTGCTGAAGCGCCAGGACTTCAGCCTCGTGGTGAGCACCAAGAAGATCCCTTTCTTCAAGCTTTCGGAGGAGTTCGTGGACCCCAAGTCGCACAAGTTCGTCATGAGGCTGCAGTCGGAGACCTCCGTGTGAGCTGAAGAGGGATGGAGAAGGGTTGGGGGGAGACCCTCTCCGGACCCCTCCGTCTCGTCCTCCCCGTCTCCACCGGGGCTCAGGGAGGCCACGGCTCGAGGGCAGAACTGTGGCGGGCGCCGGGAAGCAGCACCCACGCCCAGCTCCATCACCTACCAGTGACCACTCGCCCTCCGCCTCGGCTTGGCCCCCGTTGGGGTGGGctgagccccttcctcctcctccccgaaACCCAGGTCCGTGTAGCATCCCCCCAGAAGGCGCAGCCGGCGGAGGACAGCAGCACGGCCAGGAAGGAGACGGCGTTTCGGTGCCATAACCCAAGGGCTAACTCTACACGTTCTTCACCAGCGACTTCAAGCACCATCAGGTCCCAAGGACCTTCTGCGCTTGCCCATTTTCTACCtggcagctgtcctggctctgacCTTAAACCACCGCCCGCCGTCTGGGGCTGGTTTTTAATCCTAGAGATTTTTTGGGGGAGTATTTTGCAAACACCTCTGCGATCCGTGGCTGCTATGAAAACCTCCCCCAGCATCCAAGACACCGGAGCGGTGATGCTCCTGGCTGTAGGAACGTCCTCCTCGCCTCTCTGCTGATGGTTTCCGTGCTCAGCTCGTAACAAAAGCAAGTGAAAGTCAGGTTTTTAAGAGAAGCAGAAGCGGTTTCTTAAGTGGTTTCCCTGCTCCCGAGGCAACCTGTGTCCCTggccccagcagcatccctgtgggACTTCCCCACGCCGGTTGGAGCTGCAGCCGTGGGGTGCAGCAGCTTAAAATGTCTCTCGGGGTGCAATCCTGGACCCGGCGCCAGCGGGGGGAATGAAACGAGGGGTTCCTGGCGAGGGCGATGAGGGCTCGTGGCTCAGTGAGGTCCTTAATTAATGTCCCATGGTGGCCCAGGGTGGTCCCACGAGCGG from Pelecanus crispus isolate bPelCri1 chromosome 22, bPelCri1.pri, whole genome shotgun sequence includes:
- the VANGL2 gene encoding vang-like protein 2 isoform X2; translation: MDNESQYSGYSYKSGHSRSSRKHRDRRDRHRSKSRDGSRGDKSVTIQAPGEPLLDNESTRGDERDDNWGETTTVVTGTSEHSISHDDITRITKDMEDSAHLDCSRHLGVLLAGALALFAFLTPLAFMLLPQLLWREELEPCGTPCEGLFISVAFKLLILLLGSWALFFRRPKAFFPRVFVFRALLMVLIFLLVVSYWLFYGVRILDSRDRNYQGVVQYAVSLVDALLFVHYLAVVLLELRQLQPQFTLKAVRSADGASRFYNVGHLSIQRAAVWILENYYHDFPVYNPALLNLPKSVLSKKMSGFKVYSLENTTNNSTGQSRAVIAAAARRRDNSHNEYYYEEAEHERRVRKRRARLVVAVEEAFTHIKRLQEEDQKNPREIMDPREAAQAIFASMARAMQKYLRTTKQQPYHTMESILQHLEFCITHDMTPKAFLERYLTAGPTIQYHKDRWLAKQWTLVSEEPVTNGLKDGVVFVLKRQDFSLVVSTKKIPFFKLSEEFVDPKSHKFVMRLQSETSV
- the VANGL2 gene encoding vang-like protein 2 isoform X1, producing MDNESQYSGYSYKSGHSRSSRKHRDRRDRHRSKSRDGSRGDKSVTIQAPGEPLLDNESTRGDERDDNWGETTTVVTGTSEHSISHDDITRITKDMEDSAHLDCSRHLGVLLAGALALFAFLTPLAFMLLPQLLWREELEPCGTPCEGLFISVAFKLLILLLGSWALFFRRPKAFFPRVFVFRALLMVLIFLLVVSYWLFYGVRILDSRDRNYQGVVQYAVSLVDALLFVHYLAVVLLELRQLQPQFTLKAVRSADGASRFYNVGHLSIQRAAVWILENYYHDFPVYNPALLNLPKSVLSKKMSGFKVYSLGEENTTNNSTGQSRAVIAAAARRRDNSHNEYYYEEAEHERRVRKRRARLVVAVEEAFTHIKRLQEEDQKNPREIMDPREAAQAIFASMARAMQKYLRTTKQQPYHTMESILQHLEFCITHDMTPKAFLERYLTAGPTIQYHKDRWLAKQWTLVSEEPVTNGLKDGVVFVLKRQDFSLVVSTKKIPFFKLSEEFVDPKSHKFVMRLQSETSV